A single genomic interval of Candidatus Binataceae bacterium harbors:
- a CDS encoding FIST N-terminal domain-containing protein — protein MIRAGVGFSNALNPKTAAREATAAAMQEAGVAQAQAALCFATTAYGAAYPMILRVVGAEAKTREVAGCSSLGVIAHEQEIESGNAVVVIVLGGEEIGARRFFVPTLRGRGSEVAAEIAAAVRPALRQNNLLCLFADTYNMDAEKLLPALSRELPHVAVTGGGASEDGSIGETFVFCGDAVSNNAVSGMLIAGDFDLTIASSLACAPVGPPHRVTAVRDNVILELDGRPAYQVFAEAAWPLAADLRRALAFVFLAVPMDAAAGKIERGKFLVRNIVGASQEHGALAVAHHPQKGDTVGLVLRDAERSRNNLKETLEDLKTRLVSAPAFGLYFDCVSRGSGLYNIPGHDSAYIRQYLGEIPMGGFFTGFEIGPAGEHTALLQYSGVLAFISARTTKS, from the coding sequence ATGATTCGCGCGGGAGTCGGATTTTCGAACGCACTCAACCCCAAGACCGCCGCCCGCGAGGCGACTGCGGCCGCGATGCAGGAGGCAGGCGTGGCGCAGGCTCAGGCCGCACTCTGCTTTGCGACAACTGCCTACGGTGCGGCCTATCCCATGATTCTGCGGGTGGTTGGAGCCGAGGCGAAAACCCGGGAGGTTGCCGGATGTTCCAGCCTCGGAGTGATTGCGCACGAGCAGGAAATCGAGTCCGGCAACGCCGTGGTGGTCATCGTCTTAGGCGGCGAAGAGATCGGCGCACGCCGGTTCTTCGTCCCGACGCTGCGTGGGCGCGGCTCTGAAGTAGCCGCCGAAATCGCCGCCGCGGTGCGCCCCGCGCTGCGGCAGAACAATCTGCTTTGCCTGTTTGCTGACACCTACAACATGGACGCGGAGAAGCTGTTACCTGCCCTTTCGCGCGAGCTTCCCCACGTGGCGGTGACGGGGGGCGGGGCGAGTGAGGACGGCTCGATCGGTGAAACGTTCGTGTTCTGTGGTGATGCGGTTAGTAACAACGCCGTATCGGGAATGCTAATCGCGGGCGACTTCGATCTCACAATCGCAAGTTCGCTCGCGTGCGCGCCGGTCGGGCCGCCCCATAGAGTCACTGCCGTGCGCGACAATGTGATCCTGGAGCTCGATGGCCGCCCCGCTTATCAGGTATTTGCGGAAGCGGCCTGGCCGCTGGCGGCTGATTTGCGGCGCGCGCTCGCGTTCGTGTTTCTCGCCGTGCCCATGGATGCCGCGGCCGGCAAAATCGAGCGCGGTAAATTCCTGGTCCGTAACATCGTCGGGGCCAGCCAGGAACACGGTGCGCTCGCGGTGGCACATCATCCGCAGAAGGGCGACACGGTCGGCCTGGTGCTGCGCGATGCGGAGCGGTCGCGCAACAATCTTAAAGAGACGCTTGAGGATCTGAAAACCCGGCTGGTGAGCGCGCCGGCGTTCGGTTTGTATTTTGATTGCGTTTCCCGCGGGTCCGGGCTCTACAACATTCCAGGCCACGACTCGGCCTATATCCGGCAGTACCTGGGTGAAATTCCGATGGGCGGGTTTTTTACCGGCTTCGAAATCGGCCCGGCGGGTGAGCACACTGCCCTGCTCCAATACTCCGGCGTTCTGGCTTTCATCTCGGCACGAACCACGAAGAGTTGA
- a CDS encoding dihydrolipoamide acetyltransferase family protein, with protein MAIEVAMPKFGLTMHEGTVQRYFKVVGESVTVGEPLYEVETEKVLYEVEAPSAGIVAAWLVEEGATVECGVAVAVLAEPGEDLAVVTGRYADRVSSNGASMAPERLVRERAARSASVSTPAESSRRAVSPVARRLAAEMGVDLEAIEGSGPGGRVTKEDVERAAKSPQSPTRSARPTAPAPSGGARTPLRGARKTIAERMHQSLRDSAQITITTEADVTAATELRARLKNEFDATYTDMLIHAASHALLRHPRVAARLEGAEIVTPAEINVGIAVALSEGLIVPVVRDAARKGLREIAIEAKALGEKARTGHLKLEDVTGGTFTITNLGTYGIDGFTPILNPGETGILGVGRIVEKPAIYRGEIARRAMMTLSLTFDHRVVDGAPAAEFLQTVIEFFNYGER; from the coding sequence GTGGCCATCGAAGTGGCGATGCCCAAGTTTGGGCTGACGATGCACGAGGGAACCGTGCAGCGTTACTTCAAGGTCGTCGGCGAGTCGGTGACCGTGGGCGAGCCGTTGTACGAGGTAGAGACCGAAAAGGTGCTCTACGAAGTTGAGGCACCTTCTGCGGGAATTGTCGCTGCGTGGCTGGTAGAGGAAGGGGCCACGGTGGAGTGCGGAGTAGCGGTCGCGGTGCTCGCTGAGCCGGGTGAAGACCTAGCGGTCGTGACTGGCCGCTATGCCGATCGGGTTTCATCCAACGGTGCAAGCATGGCTCCCGAGCGGCTGGTTCGAGAGCGGGCGGCGCGCTCCGCGTCGGTCTCCACGCCTGCGGAGAGTAGCCGGCGCGCGGTCAGTCCCGTCGCGCGCAGACTCGCAGCCGAAATGGGGGTTGACCTCGAAGCGATCGAAGGTAGCGGACCGGGTGGTCGCGTCACCAAAGAGGATGTGGAGCGCGCCGCCAAAAGTCCGCAATCGCCGACACGATCAGCACGACCCACAGCCCCTGCACCATCGGGCGGCGCGCGAACCCCGTTGCGCGGGGCCCGCAAGACGATCGCGGAGCGGATGCATCAGTCGCTGCGTGATTCGGCTCAGATCACGATCACGACCGAGGCGGATGTGACGGCCGCGACCGAATTGCGCGCGCGCCTCAAGAATGAGTTCGACGCCACCTATACCGACATGCTGATTCATGCCGCTTCGCACGCGCTGCTGCGACATCCACGGGTCGCCGCACGGCTGGAAGGCGCGGAGATCGTAACGCCCGCCGAAATCAACGTGGGCATCGCGGTGGCGCTTAGCGAAGGACTGATCGTCCCGGTGGTACGCGATGCCGCGCGCAAGGGCCTGCGCGAGATCGCGATCGAGGCCAAGGCGCTGGGAGAAAAGGCCCGGACCGGCCATCTCAAGCTCGAAGACGTCACGGGCGGCACTTTTACGATCACCAATCTCGGCACCTACGGCATCGATGGGTTCACCCCGATCCTCAATCCCGGCGAAACCGGGATTCTCGGGGTCGGCCGAATTGTTGAAAAGCCCGCCATCTACCGCGGCGAGATCGCGCGGCGCGCGATGATGACGCTATCGCTCACGTTTGACCATCGCGTAGTCGACGGCGCGCCCGCCGCGGAGTTTTTGCAAACCGTCATCGAGTTCTTCAACTACGGCGAGCGATGA
- a CDS encoding alpha-ketoacid dehydrogenase subunit beta — protein sequence MPQLNFIQAINSALAEEMERDPLTFLMGEDVVLGAFGATKGLIDKFGAKRVRNTPISEAGFVGAAVGAAMAGTRPICEVEFASFFYCAFDQVCNQAAKLRYMSGGQARLPITFRAVFGAMGGAAAQHSETVYAQFLSVPGLKLVVPSGPADMKGLLKSAIRDDNPVIVFEHGGLGRLKEEVPAGDHLVALGKAAVKREGKDVTLVAIGAMVPKALKVADKLAKDNVSVEVIDPRTLMPLDEETILGSLAKTNRIVVADEGHLRGGAAADIASMVAEKGFDSLDAPVKRVASLDVPIPFSPPLERAAVADEARIERAIRELLGN from the coding sequence ATGCCCCAGTTAAATTTCATACAGGCGATCAATTCCGCGTTGGCCGAAGAGATGGAACGCGACCCGCTCACCTTCCTGATGGGCGAGGACGTCGTGCTTGGTGCGTTCGGCGCGACCAAAGGGCTTATCGACAAGTTCGGCGCAAAGCGCGTGCGCAACACTCCGATCAGTGAAGCGGGCTTCGTGGGCGCGGCGGTGGGCGCAGCGATGGCTGGAACCCGGCCGATCTGCGAGGTCGAGTTCGCGAGCTTCTTCTATTGCGCCTTCGACCAGGTCTGCAACCAGGCTGCGAAGTTGCGCTACATGTCCGGCGGACAGGCCCGCCTGCCGATCACGTTTCGCGCGGTGTTCGGTGCGATGGGCGGGGCGGCAGCGCAGCATTCCGAAACCGTGTACGCACAGTTCCTGAGCGTACCCGGACTGAAGCTGGTCGTGCCGTCTGGACCGGCGGATATGAAAGGGCTGCTCAAGAGTGCGATTCGCGACGACAATCCGGTGATCGTCTTCGAGCATGGCGGACTCGGGCGGCTGAAAGAGGAAGTGCCCGCCGGCGACCACCTGGTTGCGCTCGGAAAGGCCGCCGTCAAACGCGAGGGCAAGGACGTCACCCTGGTCGCGATCGGCGCGATGGTGCCGAAGGCGCTCAAAGTCGCGGACAAGCTCGCCAAGGACAACGTCTCGGTCGAGGTCATCGACCCGCGCACCCTTATGCCGCTGGATGAAGAGACCATTCTGGGTTCGCTGGCCAAAACCAATCGCATCGTGGTCGCCGACGAAGGACATCTGCGCGGCGGGGCGGCGGCCGACATCGCCTCGATGGTCGCGGAAAAGGGTTTCGACTCCCTCGATGCACCGGTAAAACGGGTCGCATCGCTTGACGTTCCGATTCCCTTCAGCCCGCCTCTGGAGCGCGCGGCTGTGGCCGATGAGGCGCGCATCGAACGTGCGATCCGCGAGCTGCTGGGCAACTGA
- a CDS encoding M20/M25/M40 family metallo-hydrolase, whose translation MNRARWRLKLALALCIATGIATAPAFAQSKSSPKSAHEAVAVRAPQPKAIDYDKLTQEATDLLSKYIQINTTNPPGNELTAAKFLKDKFIADGIPATTWEPLPGRGIVAARLHGIGKHQKALLLLSHLDVVPADPKEWKTPPFSGEVKDGAIWGRGARDDKGPGVVFLMSMLAVKRAGILLDRDILFVATGDEEEGGIAGAGWFVDHQQPVYSDVAYVLNEGGFIRMLPNKKVYYAVAVTEKTPLWLRVTANGPTGHSSQPPAETSVTELLRGLQRLVEYHPPIHLIGPVEDYFRAMAQLGEGPKQWLDLAAALRDPVFQKQFLAVPEQNALVRDTLTPTVLGASSAVNVLPATAYAELDCRLLPGSDSKAVVATIDKALNDKNLKTEVVRNWPPVSSPHKSELMSAIQALARHMDKDAPVLPTLIAGFTDSHYFRQKGIIAYGFVPIEVTHPEEPKGIHGNDERISVDELEGGIRRTVELLKIMGGR comes from the coding sequence ATGAACCGCGCGCGCTGGAGGCTTAAGCTCGCTTTAGCACTCTGCATCGCAACCGGCATCGCGACGGCGCCGGCTTTCGCCCAGTCAAAATCCTCACCCAAGTCCGCGCACGAAGCGGTCGCGGTGCGCGCCCCACAACCCAAGGCTATCGACTACGACAAGCTGACCCAGGAAGCGACGGACCTGCTATCGAAGTACATTCAAATCAACACCACCAACCCGCCAGGCAATGAGCTGACGGCGGCCAAGTTCCTGAAGGACAAATTCATTGCCGACGGAATTCCGGCGACTACCTGGGAGCCGCTACCCGGACGCGGGATCGTCGCGGCGCGCCTGCACGGCATCGGGAAGCATCAGAAGGCTCTGCTGCTGTTGAGCCATTTGGACGTAGTCCCCGCCGATCCGAAGGAATGGAAGACACCTCCGTTTTCCGGTGAGGTCAAGGACGGGGCGATATGGGGCCGCGGCGCGCGCGATGACAAGGGGCCGGGAGTGGTGTTCCTGATGTCGATGCTGGCGGTAAAGCGGGCCGGAATTCTGCTCGATCGAGACATCCTCTTCGTCGCGACCGGCGATGAAGAAGAGGGTGGTATAGCCGGCGCCGGATGGTTCGTCGACCACCAGCAGCCCGTCTACTCGGACGTCGCCTATGTCCTGAACGAAGGCGGCTTCATCCGGATGTTGCCTAACAAGAAGGTCTACTACGCGGTCGCAGTCACCGAGAAGACGCCTTTGTGGCTTAGGGTAACTGCGAACGGACCGACCGGGCATTCGTCCCAACCGCCCGCGGAAACCTCAGTAACCGAACTCTTGCGCGGGTTGCAGCGTCTAGTGGAGTACCACCCTCCCATACACCTCATTGGGCCGGTGGAAGACTACTTCCGAGCGATGGCTCAGCTCGGAGAAGGCCCCAAACAGTGGCTCGACCTCGCAGCCGCGCTGCGTGACCCGGTTTTCCAGAAACAATTTCTCGCTGTCCCGGAGCAAAACGCGCTCGTGCGCGACACGCTTACCCCGACCGTCCTGGGTGCGAGCAGCGCGGTCAATGTTCTCCCTGCCACCGCCTATGCGGAACTTGATTGCCGCCTATTGCCGGGAAGCGATTCGAAAGCCGTGGTGGCTACGATTGACAAGGCGTTAAACGACAAGAACCTCAAGACCGAGGTGGTCCGCAACTGGCCCCCGGTTTCGTCGCCGCACAAATCAGAGCTGATGAGTGCAATTCAAGCGCTGGCGCGCCATATGGACAAGGACGCGCCCGTGCTCCCGACGTTGATCGCCGGATTCACCGATAGCCACTACTTTCGACAGAAGGGAATCATCGCCTACGGTTTTGTACCGATCGAAGTCACGCATCCAGAGGAGCCCAAAGGCATCCACGGAAATGATGAGCGGATTTCGGTCGATGAGCTGGAGGGTGGCATTCGGCGCACCGTCGAATTGCTGAAGATCATGGGCGGACGCTAG